From a region of the Impatiens glandulifera chromosome 4, dImpGla2.1, whole genome shotgun sequence genome:
- the LOC124934046 gene encoding pyruvate kinase, cytosolic isozyme: MDMIRKGDEGLNEQRPKTKIVCTLGPASRSIPMVEKLLRAGMNVARFNFSHGSHEYHQETLDNLRAAMDTTGILCAVMLDTKGPEIRTGFLKDGKAVQLNQGEEITISTDYSIKGDKNMICMSYKKLAEDVKPGSVILCADGTITFTVLSCDKTKGLVRCRCENAAMLGERKNVNLPGVVVDLPTLTEKDKVDIMEWGVPNKIDMIALSFVRKGSDLVEVRKVLGHHAKSILLMSKVENQEGVANFDEILANTDAFMVARGDLGMEIPIEKIFLAQKVMIYKCNIQGKPVVTATQMLESMIKSPRPTRAEATDVANAVLDGTDCVMLSGETAAGSYPELAVRTMAKICVEAESTINYGDVFKRIMINAPVPMSPLESLASSAVRTAYSTRAALILVLTRGGSTAKLVAKYRPGTPILSVVVPEIKTDSFDWSCSDESPARHSLIFRGLVPVLCAGSARASHAESTEEALEFGLQHAKGKGLCNVGDAVVALHRVGTASVIKILTVK; encoded by the exons atggataTGATAAGGAAAGGAGATGAAGGTTTGAATGAACAAAGGCCAAAGACGAAGATCGTTTGCACCCTTGGTCCTGCATCCAGATCTATACCTATGGTCGAGAAACTTCTCAGAGCCGGCATGAACGTCGCCCGTTTCAATTTCTCCCATGGCTCCCACGAATACCATCAAGAAACCCTAGATAACCTCCGCGCTGCCATGGACACCACCGGTATCCTCTGTGCCGTTATGCTCGACACCAAG GGACCAGAGATAAGAACTGGATTTCTGAAAGATGGAAAGGCGGTTCAATTGAACCAAGGAGAAGAGATTACAATCTCAACAGATTATAGTATTAAAGGAGATAAGAATATGATTTGTATGAGTTACAAGAAGTTGGCTGAGGATGTGAAACCAGGGAGTGTCATACTTTGTGCAGATGGGACTATAACATTTACAGTTCTGTCTTGTGATAAAACTAAGGGTTTGGTAAGATGTAGATGTGAAAATGCAGCTATGCTTGGTGAAAGGAAAAATGTTAATCTTCCTGGTGTTGTTGTTGATCTTCCAACTTTGACTGAGAAGGATAAGGTTGATATTATGGAATGGGGAGTTCCTAATAAGATTGATATGATTGCCTTGTCTTTTGTTCGTAAAGGTTCAGATTTGGTTGAGGTTAGGAAGGTCTTGGGACATCATGCTAAGAGTATACTTCTCATGTCAAAG GTTGAAAACCAAGAAGGTGTTGCAAATTTTGACGAAATCCTCGCGAACACGGACGCGTTCATGGTAGCAAGAGGAGACCTAGGAATGGAGATTCCAATTGAGAAAATATTCTTAGCCCAAAAAGTAATGATTTACAAATGCAACATCCAAGGCAAACCCGTTGTGACCGCAACCCAAATGCTAGAATCGATGATCAAATCCCCGAGGCCGACCCGGGCAGAGGCCACGGACGTAGCCAACGCCGTCCTAGACGGAACCGACTGCGTAATGCTGAGCGGAGAAACCGCTGCAGGCTCCTACCCGGAGCTCGCAGTCCGAACCATGGCCAAGATTTGCGTCGAGGCCGAGAGCACGATCAATTACGGAGACGTTTTCAAGCGGATAATGATAAACGCCCCGGTTCCAATGAGCCCATTGGAGAGCTTAGCCTCGTCGGCAGTTCGAACCGCGTATTCCACCAGGGCGGCTCTGATATTAGTCTTGACGAGAGGTGGGAGCACTGCAAAGCTCGTGGCAAAGTATAGGCCGGGGACTCCGATATTGTCGGTGGTGGTGCCGGAGATTAAGACGGACTCGTTTGATTGGTCTTGTAGCGATGAGAGTCCGGCTAGGCATAGTTTGATATTTAGGGGTTTGGTTCCGGTTTTGTGTGCGGGATCGGCTAGGGCTTCTCATGCAGAATCTACTGAAGAAGCACTTGAGTTTGGGCTTCAACATGCCAAAGGGAAAGGGCTTTGTAATGTGGGTGATGCTGTTGTGGCTCTTCATAGAGTTGGGACTGCTTCAGTTATCAAAATCCTAACCGTTAAGTAA
- the LOC124934665 gene encoding kinesin-like protein KIN-14T yields the protein MEMERVGRLKPLQRLAESIQCLLGIKKHLNSNWVDSVQNIIKSLPPSEGPTVEDWDNRDLDTSRIEDELAILIAYIYELNVQRRRILNDFLDLKGNIRVFCRVRPIRIGENFIHFRPVAVLDSNTFVLKFSGKKHNIYKFDKVFEPGSSQEEVFSEVEPVIKSALDGYNACIFAYGQTGTGKTFTMEGTPDCQGLIPRAIEAFFKQAADSNHTFLFKFSMLEIYLGNLKDLLISQATKMTDPIPPCLIIRTDPKGGIEIENLVKVQVNDLNQAMRLYRYGCNFRSTASTNSNRSSSRSHCMIRLSMSCSSAPERRRETNKIWMVDLGGSERIVKTNAWGRRLEEGKAINLSLSALGDVIAALQRKKGHIPYRNSKLTQVLKDSLGEDSKMLMLVHVSSREEDLCETICSLNFATRVSNIHLGKKEESTEAKAEKEVQIANLQQEMKWIEDKCKQINREIKSLNNKLDNLTGATPSSYEAIAGSHQFEEQQPTADDTKTPPTYIANLPRFMRSTVCSRRRKSEVNHQATDLAPTRKKKSALRLTESVSLPINKTEDCKSTSSASRISLWTDSKTKFVADNETECSQEKSETDTMISEFEIRPHLQKKMENVHSNYRHRNKRVMAIPIQCKTVSKIDHEEANEKFSIHPASEITENLSTSECNSYITSLDTMNCLSSDQNDDNGVLVKEMECGTISREVFKEDLVRNAEDTDDEVGKLTYDSISEASTGLFSIINEKIMILNASLLLGLGFQDLGFDDDFFRALVH from the exons ATGGAGATGGAGAGAGTTGGACGACTTAAGCCGCTTCAGCGCCTAGCTGAGTCAATTCAATGTCTCTTAGGAATAAAGAAACATTTAAACTCCAATTGGGTTGACTCGGTTCAGAATATAATCAAGAGCCTACCACCATCTGAAGGACCAACAGTAGAAGATTGGGATAATAGAGATCTTGACACCTCGAGAATTGAAG ATGAACTGGCGATTTTGATTGCATACATTTATGAGTTGAATGTTCAGAGAAGGCGGATCCTGAATGATTTTCTTGACTTGAAAG GGAACATCCGTGTATTTTGTCGTGTAAGACCCATTAGGATTGGTGAAAACTTCATCCATTTCAGACCTGTTGCAGTTTTGGATTCAAATACTTTTGTGCTGAAATTTTCTggaaaaaaacacaatatctaCAAATTTGACAAAGTTTTTGAACCTGGTTCATCACAAG AAGAAGTTTTCTCAGAAGTTGAGCCAGTTATTAAATCAGCACTAGACGGCTACAATGCATGCATATTTGCATACGGGCAAACTGGCACTGGAAAAACCTTCACAATG GAAGGAACTCCAGATTGTCAAGGGTTAATACCCCGGGCAATTGAAGCATTCTTTAAGCAAGCAGCAGATAGTAATCATACATTTCTCTTCAAATTCAGCATGCTCGAGATTTACTTGGGAAATCTAAAAGACTTGCTTATTTCACAGGCAACAAAGATGACGGATCCTATACCACCCTG CCTAATCATCCGTACAGATCCTAAAGGAGGGATAGAGATTGAGAACCTTGTCAAGGTGCAAGTGAATGATCTCAATCAAGCAATGAGGCTGTACAGATATGGGTGCAACTTTAGATCAACTGCTTCTACAAACTCAAATAGATCATCAAGTAGATCACACTG CATGATTCGCCTGTCAATGAGTTGTTCAAGTGCTCCTGAGAGGAGAagagaaacaaacaaaatatggATGGTTGACCTTGGAGGAAGTGAACGCATTGTGAAGACAAATGCATGGGGTAGAAGACTTGAAGAAGGAAAAGCAATAAATCTATCACTTTCTGCTCTAGGGGATGTCATTGCAGCTCTACAAAGAAAGAAGGGACATATACCTTACAG GAATAGCAAGCTTACACAAGTCCTTAAAGATTCACTGG GCGAAGATTCAAAGATGTTGATGCTTGTTCATGTCAGTTCCAGAGAAGAAGATCTATGTGAGACGATATGTTCCTTAAATTTTGCAACTCGTGTAAGCAACATTCACTTAGGCAAGAAGGAAGAATCAACA GAAGCAAAAGCAGAAAAAGAGGTtcaaattgcaaacctgcagcAGGAAATGAAATGGATTGAGGACAAGTGCAAACAAATTAACAGAGAAATAAAAAGTCTTAACAACAAACTAGACAATCTTACAGGAGCAACACCATCATCTTATGAAGCAATCGCCGGTTCCCATCAGTTTGAAGAACAGCAACCAACAGCAGATGATACGAAAACACCGCCAACTTATATAGCTAACTTACCAAGATTTATGAGGTCCACCGTTTGCAGTAGAAGAAGAAAATCCGAAGTGAATCACCAAGCCACTGATCTTGCACCTACAAGGAAGAAAAAGTCAGCATTGCGGCTTACAGAATCAGTCTCTTTACCAATTAACAAAACCGAAGATTGCAAATCCACGAGCAGTGCTTCAAGAATTAGCTTATGGACAGATTCGAAAACAAAGTTTGTGGCAGACAACGAAACAGAGTGCAGCCAAGAGAAATCTGAAACTGATACTATGATTAGTGAATTTGAGATTAGGCCACATCTACAGAAGAAGATGGAAAATGTTCATTCTAATTATAGGCACAGGAATAAGAGAGTCATGGCAATCCCTATCCAATGCAAAACGGTGAGTAAGATCGATCATGAGGAAGCAAATGAGAAGTTCAGCATTCATCCAGCAAGTGAAATTACAGAAAATTTGTCAACGAGCGAATGCAACAGCTACATAACTTCACTAGATACAATGAACTGTCTATCAAGCGATCAAAATGATGATAATGGAGTTCTAGTAAAAGAGATGGAATGCGGAACGATATCTCGCGAAGTTTTCAAAGAGGATTTAGTGAGGAATGCAGAAGATACTGATGATGAAGTTGGAAAACTTACTTACGATTCAATATCAGAAGCATCTACAGGCTTGTTTAGTATCATTAACGAAAAAATCATGATTTTGAATGCCAGTTTGCTTCTGGGATTAGGGTTCCAAGACTTGGGGTTTGATGATGATTTCTTTCGTGCATTAGTGCATTGA
- the LOC124937064 gene encoding transcription factor MYBC1-like, which produces MRELDDSNWFSKWEEDLPSPDELMPLSQTLITPGLAMAFDIRTPNQNHYNPHHHQHQPPLPVQTASSLPNSSELDSTDLGSVAVGDEPARTLKRPRLVWTPQLHKRFVDAVAHLGIKNAVPKTIMQMMSVDGLTRENVASHLQKYRLYLKRIQGLSAGGAGACLDPATDRLFASSPVPAHFLHTNRQNSETFMPFVPVAAIQQHHNHPQQQMVAAAATGRPTTLQPMYRQMGQFGSSQNGQFEHHFLNRGGGGGGGVQMQHSSSYVEEMMESGRTANGRKVLTLFPSGNIIE; this is translated from the coding sequence ATGAGAGAATTAGATGATTCAAATTGGTTCTCTAAATGGGAAGAAGACCTCCCATCACCAGATGAACTCATGCCCTTATCTCAAACCCTAATCACTCCTGGTCTAGCCATGGCTTTCGATATCCGAACCCCAAATCAAAATCACTACAACCcacatcatcatcaacatcaacctCCACTACCTGTTCAAACCGCATCTTCTCTACCCAATTCATCTGAACTAGATTCAACCGATCTAGGTTCAGTTGCAGTCGGCGATGAACCAGCTAGAACCCTGAAACGCCCACGTCTAGTTTGGACTCCACAACTCCACAAAAGATTTGTAGATGCAGTAGCTCATCTGGGTATTAAAAACGCTGTCCCCAAAACCATAATGCAGATGATGAGCGTAGACGGGTTGACTCGTGAAAACGTAGCGAGTCATCTTCAGAAATACCGTCTTTACTTGAAGAGGATACAGGGTCTTTCCGCCGGAGGGGCCGGTGCTTGTTTAGATCCAGCCACTGATCGTTTATTTGCTAGCTCTCCTGTACCAGCTCATTTCCTTCATACTAATCGCCAGAATTCTGAAACTTTCATGCCCTTTGTACCTGTGGCTGCGATTCAGCAACACCACAACCACCCACAGCAGCAAATGGTGGCTGCGGCAGCGACCGGACGTCCTACCACACTGCAGCCAATGTATAGGCAAATGGGTCAATTTGGGTCGAGTCAAAATGGGCAATTTGAGCATCATTTTCTTAAtagaggtggtggtggtggtggaggggTACAAATGCAGCATTCTTCTTCTTATGTAGAAGAGATGATGGAATCAGGTAGAACTGCAAATGGGAGGAAAGTACTTACTCTATTTCCATCTGGaaatattattgaatga
- the LOC124937062 gene encoding G2/mitotic-specific cyclin S13-7-like translates to MIQDDEPVPVVGFRRFGSFFIDFLENLVDKIQGVEMASKPIIVQQQNINDALPVKQKNMVPDGRIRRALGDIGNVETDQGIDAKLINRPITRGFCAKLLADAKAQVAAGGGGVENKKVAVKKKVVTVKPKPPVHEVIVISPDTMEKIKSKQILKKEGISRKKRQSFTSILTARSKAACGLNEKKKENIVSIVDAGDIENELAVVEYIEDMYTFYKEIEEETQVKDYIKSLPEMSVKKRAILVDWLIEVQQKFELTMETLYLTINIMDRFLSSEPKTERDEFQLVGIGAMLMASKYEEIWAPEVNDLVSISDGSYSHKEILRMEKRILERLEWNLTVPTPYVFLVRFIKVAALTAEEKLIEENMSYFLAEIGMVNYATVLYCPSMIAASSVYAARSILNKKRKAVWNETLELHTGYSETQLMDCANMLIDFRLDAAQKNFRSVCSKYSTLEKGNVAMYTSVFNA, encoded by the exons ATGATTCAAGACGACGAACCAGTACCTGTTGTTGGATTTCGACGTTTTGGTTCTTTTTTCATTGATTTTCTTGAAAACCTAGTGGATAAGATTCAAGGTGTAGAAATGGCTTCAAAACCCATCATCGTTCAACAGCAAAACATTA ATGATGCTTTGCCGGTTAAACAGAAGAACATGGTACCCGATGGAAGAATCCGACGTGCGTTAGGCGACATAGGAAACGTCGAAACTGATCAAGGAATCGATGCAAAACTGATCAATCGCCCTATCACTAG GGGTTTCTGCGCAAAATTACTCGCCGACGCTAAAGCACAAGTTGCGGCCGGCGGCGGCGGCGTTGAAAACAAG AAAGTTGCTGTCAAGAAGAAAGTAGTAACCGTCAAGCCAAAGCCTCCGGTTCATGAAGTAATAGTGATTAGTCCAGATACAATGGAAAAGATCAAAAGCAAGCAGATTTTGAAGAAGGAAGGAATTTCGAGGAAAAAAAGACAATCTTTTACATCGATCCTCACTGCAAGAAGCAAG GCTGCTTGTGGGTTGAACGAGAAGAAAAAAGAGAATATAGTGAGTATTGTTGATGCAGGAGATATCGAAAATGAGTTGGCTGTTGTTGAATATATTGAAGATATGTACACTTTCTACAAGGAGATTGAG GAGGAAACCCAAGTGAAAGATTACATCAAATCTCTGCCGGAGATGAGTGTGAAGAAGAGAGCAATTCTAGTTGATTGGTTGATTGAAGTTCAACAGAAATTCGAATTAACAATGGAGACTCTTTATCTGACCATAAACATAATGGATCGTTTCCTTTCATCAGAGCCAAAAACAGAAAGGGATGAATTTCAGCTTGTGGGTATTGGAGCAATGTTAATGGCATCCAAATATGAAGAAATCTGGGCTCCAGAAGTGAACGATTTAGTTTCAATTTCAGACGGATCATACTCACACAAAGAAATTTTAAGAATGGAGAAACGAATCCTTGAACGTCTAGAATGGAATCTAACAGTCCCAACTCCTTACGTGTTCTTGGTTAGGTTCATAAAAGTGGCTGCTTTAACAGCAGAGGAAAAGTTGATTGAAGAGAATATGAGTTATTTTCTTGCTGAAATTGGAATGGTGAATTATGCAACTGTTTTGTATTGTCCATCGATGATTGCTGCTTCATCAGTTTATGCTGCTAGATCTATATTGAATAAGAAGAGGAAGGCTGTTTGGAATGAAACTCTTGAATTGCATACTGGTTATTCAGAGACTCAGTTGATGGATTGTGCTAACATGCTTATTGATTTTCGTTTGGATGCTGCTCAGAAGAATTTTAGGTCGGTTTGTTCTAAGTATTCGACTTTGGAGAAGGGTAATGTTGCCATGTATACTTCTGTTTTCAATGCTTGA
- the LOC124936530 gene encoding mitotic-spindle organizing protein 1B-like, whose protein sequence is MDQEAARTAKDSLDLAFHMSNILETGLDRHTLSILITLCELGLSPEALAAIVKELRGEPTSSSAPPSSHS, encoded by the coding sequence ATGGATCAAGAAGCTGCACGAACGGCGAAGGATTCTCTAGACCTGGCTTTCCACATGTCAAACATTCTCGAAACAGGTCTTGATCGTCATACCCTCTCGATACTTATTACACTATGTGAACTCGGTTTAAGCCCCGAAGCTCTGGCTGCAATCGTCAAGGAACTCCGAGGTGAACCAACATCCTCCTCAGCCCCTCCATCATCGCATTCCTAG